The Candidatus Neomarinimicrobiota bacterium region GCTGTGGAAAATGGGCTAAAGTGTAACAAATCACGCAGACTTTAGGCAAGCCGTTTATCCGGTATTAAATCACAGTAATTATTGCGTTTGATTCCTCGATGAACTCTCGAAGTGCTGGCACGAGATACATTTCCGACACCTTTAACGCATTAAATTCACGAGCTAAAACATGTAAGCGAGATTCAATCGGTTGCATTTTATTTACAACAAGATACTGTTGATTTTCAAGCGTACAAAAACCACCCATAAAATTTCCGGTTCCCAAAACCAATTTAATATTAAGTTTTTCGGCTAATTCCTCAAATAAGGTCATCAATCTTTCAGGTTTTAATTTTTTACTCAAAGCAAATCGTCCCTGTTTTTTGAACTCAAAAAATCAACTAGTAATTTTACATCTTCTACCTTTTCTCGCGGCACCACAAGTGTTGCATCCTCAGAATTAATAACTACAAGATCATTCACTCCAACAACAGCTGTGAACCGTCCATTGCTTTCAATAAAATTATTCTTTCCATCAATGGACGTTGCATCTCCGCGAATCACATTTCCATCTTTATTTTTAGGAGATAAATCAAAAACCGAGTTCCAAGAACCAACGTCACTCCATTTAAATTCTGCTTTAATTACATGCACATGATCTGACTTCTCCATAAGCCCATAATCAATAGATTCTGGGGAAATTTGATCCCAAACACCTGTAATAGATTTTTTCTTTTTTTTCAATGTCTGGATTTGATAAAGATGGTCTCCTAATTCGGGCATGTGAATTCCAATTTGATTTAATAATGCAGAAACTTTCCAAATAAACATGCCTCCGTTCCAAAGAAAATCTCCACTGTTAATAAATCGAGTTGCCAAGTTTAGGTGGGGTTTTTCCGCAAATGTCTTCACCTTGTAGGCATTTTGAAATCCTTTAATCCGTCGTGTGCCATGTTGGATATATCCATATCCGGTGGACGGATAGCTAGGTGTAATGCCAATGGTTACGAGAGAGTCATGTTGCTTTGCGATCCTCGATCCTGTGAAAAGTGCCTTTTGAAATAGCCGATGCCCAACAATAAGATGATCGGCCGGAAAAATTCCCATCACCCCATTCTCATCAATTTGTTTAATCCTTAAAGCGGCAAGACCAATACATGGAGCAGTATTTTTCCCTGATGGCTCCACAATAATATTTTTTTTGCTGATTCCTTTAATTTCTTTTTGGATTAGGGGAGCTAAATCTTTACCTGTTACAATAAAAATACCTTCAACAGATTTCAGTTTCTTGAGCCTGTCAACGGTCATCTGAAGCATGGTTTCTTTACCGATGATCTTCAATAGCTGTTTGGGCCGGTTGGTACGGCTGTATGGCCAAAATCGAGTTCCTCTCCCACCAGCCATAATGACAGCATACATTATTTATTTCCTCCTAAATATATTGGCGGAATCACTTTATCCCAATTTGCCCGAACCTCAATTGTATCTGGCAAAACTGTAAACCATTCGGCTACATGGTGTGGGAATGCTGACCCATGAGAATAGTGTTTATTTGAATCAGTATCTTGAAAAAACATTAACGTATAAAAGCCTTCAGGGATTTTTTTAAACCTAAATTCATTATCAGAATTTACAACAGAAGTTAGCATAGGATGTTCCTTTTCAAGGGATATTGCCTGTACCAATAATTTATCCCTTCCATTGTTGTAAACCTCTCCATCCAAAGATCCGTAACCAATATAATCCCCAACAGAAATCTTTATAGATGTAACGGAATCAATTACCGAAATCCCCGATGTTGTTTTGATACCTTCTCCAAAAATAGTGAGGATGTATTTCTGATTTTCATCCCAGCCATTCTTTGGTTTAATTTGAAAATGAACCGGAGAATT contains the following coding sequences:
- a CDS encoding NTP transferase domain-containing protein, with the translated sequence MYAVIMAGGRGTRFWPYSRTNRPKQLLKIIGKETMLQMTVDRLKKLKSVEGIFIVTGKDLAPLIQKEIKGISKKNIIVEPSGKNTAPCIGLAALRIKQIDENGVMGIFPADHLIVGHRLFQKALFTGSRIAKQHDSLVTIGITPSYPSTGYGYIQHGTRRIKGFQNAYKVKTFAEKPHLNLATRFINSGDFLWNGGMFIWKVSALLNQIGIHMPELGDHLYQIQTLKKKKKSITGVWDQISPESIDYGLMEKSDHVHVIKAEFKWSDVGSWNSVFDLSPKNKDGNVIRGDATSIDGKNNFIESNGRFTAVVGVNDLVVINSEDATLVVPREKVEDVKLLVDFLSSKNRDDLL